A region from the Leopardus geoffroyi isolate Oge1 chromosome C2, O.geoffroyi_Oge1_pat1.0, whole genome shotgun sequence genome encodes:
- the LOC123575862 gene encoding uncharacterized protein LOC123575862 yields MISAVLRVLSPRGGVCLLHPSDPGRSLLGSRDFRRSDGVPALGLRAAPGSLGTHPTARRTRRGWSAGERGPRRATRVSPTVPAHPQTCGKAGPDRPSRRARRRCTAEPRETPDAQQREPRERSLLEVVTFRTRRTFVLVRLAGYVAPASPPTAACLRGAPATVPSSSLQAVEETTADRVTCRPHGSGGWRAAIGVPAGSRWVLFRGADFSGDPTRQRGAGELLALGKSLIRFRRAKPRPEAPRAHTSPGGGDLNVRILKGHGRSGAGPRERLHEGRLRNDTRPETVKQPQGRRAESVFATREHLKIVAFIADLS; encoded by the coding sequence ATGATTTCTGCGGTTTTGCGTGTCCTTTCACCAAGAGGTGGAGTCTGTTTGCTCCATCCCTCGGATCCGGGCCGGAGCTTGCTCGGGTCGAGGGATTTCCGCAGAAGCGATGGCGTTCCCGCGCTGGGGCTCCGCGCGGCCCCGGGGTCTCTCGGAACCCATCCCACCGCGAGGAGGACGAGGCGGGGCTGGTCGGCCGGAGAGCGGGGGCCGCGGAGGGCGACTCGAGTCAGCCCGACTGTCCCGGCCCACCCCCAGACGTGTGGGAAAGCCGGGCCCGATCGGCCCAGCCGCAGGGCTCGGAGGCGCTGCACGGCCGAGCCGCGCGAAACCCCCGACGCACAGCAGCGCGAGCCAAGGGAACGCTCGCTGCTTGAAGTCGTTACATTTCGAACCCGGCGCACGTTCGTTCTAGTCCGGCTGGCTGGGTACGTGGCCCCGGCTTCCCCGCCGACCGCGGCGTGTCTCAGAGGCGCCCCTGCTACCGTCCCGTCTTCGTCTCTTCAGGCCGTCGAAGAAACCACGGCGGACCGGGTGACTTGCAGACCTCACGGTTCCGGAGGCTGGAGGGCTGCGATCGGGGTGCCCGCGGGGTCGCGGTGGGTCCTCTTCCGGGGCGCAGACTTCTCAGGGGATCCCACGCGGCAGAGGGGAGCGGGAGAGCTCCTGGCTCTCGGAAAGAGCCTGATCCGGTTCCGGAGGGCCAAGCCCCGCCCAGAGGCCCCACGTGCTCATACTAGCCCCGGCGGGGGGGATCTCAACGTGCGGATTTTGAAGGGACACGGGCGTTCAGGCGCGGGCCCGCGTGAACGTCTTCACGAAGGCAGACTCCGGAACGATACGCGTCCTGAGACGGTTAAGCAGCCCCAGGGCCGTCGCGCAGAAAGCGTGTTTGCGACTCGAGAGCATTTGAAAATCGTAGCGTTTATCGCTGACTTGTCTTGA